A single region of the Tachyglossus aculeatus isolate mTacAcu1 chromosome X1, mTacAcu1.pri, whole genome shotgun sequence genome encodes:
- the LOC119919485 gene encoding hepatitis A virus cellular receptor 2 homolog isoform X2 has product MSLHFLLSWILTLIITDLSVSEKIVKKVGDDATLPCSYLVQNPNDLTSVCWGRGRCHLNGCGDTIVKTDGKKVIFQSNSRYNLKGNLLKGNVSLTITGVTKADSGMYCCRVEIAGWFNDEKNNRELEIWQVTFTRNYTSSSHQNQTSTKMTKEPQDMNTRATAVYIGISTLVGLSLFTLLAVIIFKRNLKNGGKLQNLSAISKFSPQRPGTQLAMEERPHTEENVYSIEENAYEIEDG; this is encoded by the exons ATGTCTCTTCATTTCTTACTCAGCTGGATCCTGACGCTGATAATTACAG ATCTCTCAGTATCTGAAAAAATAGTGAAAAAAGTGGGTGACGATGCCACGTTACCCTGCTCATACTTGGTGCAAAATCCAAATGACCTCACATCCGTGTGCTGGGGCCGTGGAAGATGCCACTTAAATGGCTGTGGGGATACAATCGTCAAGACGGATGGAAAGAAAGTGATCTTCCAAAGCAACAGCAGATACAATTTAAAGGGGAATCTCCTCAAAGGGAATGTTTCTCTGACTATAACTGGGGTGACAAAAGCAGATAGCGGGATGTATTGCTGCCGGGTAGAGATCGCTGGTTGGTTTAACGATGAGAAAAATAACCGGGAACTGGAGATTTGGCAAG TGACTTTCACAAGAAATTACACTTCAAGCAGTCACCAGAATCAAACTTCAACC AAAATGACAAAGGAGCCTCAAGACATGAACACAAGGGCAACAGCAGTGTATATTGGCATCAGTACCTTAGTTGGTTTATCTCTCTTCACGCTCCTTGCTGTAATTATTTTCAAAA GGAATTTGAAAAATGGAGGCAAGTTGCAGAATTTAAG TGCCATCTCAAAGTTCAGTCCCCAACGCCCAGGGACACAGTTGGCAATGGAAGAAAGGCCCCACACGGAGGAAAACGTCTACAGCATAGAGGAAAATGCTTATGAAATAGAAGATGGGTAG
- the LOC119919485 gene encoding hepatitis A virus cellular receptor 2 homolog isoform X1, producing the protein MSLHFLLSWILTLIITDLSVSEKIVKKVGDDATLPCSYLVQNPNDLTSVCWGRGRCHLNGCGDTIVKTDGKKVIFQSNSRYNLKGNLLKGNVSLTITGVTKADSGMYCCRVEIAGWFNDEKNNRELEIWQAKPSPVLTTAKGTTSILPANVPTEEHNSVTFTRNYTSSSHQNQTSTKMTKEPQDMNTRATAVYIGISTLVGLSLFTLLAVIIFKRNLKNGGKLQNLSAISKFSPQRPGTQLAMEERPHTEENVYSIEENAYEIEDG; encoded by the exons ATGTCTCTTCATTTCTTACTCAGCTGGATCCTGACGCTGATAATTACAG ATCTCTCAGTATCTGAAAAAATAGTGAAAAAAGTGGGTGACGATGCCACGTTACCCTGCTCATACTTGGTGCAAAATCCAAATGACCTCACATCCGTGTGCTGGGGCCGTGGAAGATGCCACTTAAATGGCTGTGGGGATACAATCGTCAAGACGGATGGAAAGAAAGTGATCTTCCAAAGCAACAGCAGATACAATTTAAAGGGGAATCTCCTCAAAGGGAATGTTTCTCTGACTATAACTGGGGTGACAAAAGCAGATAGCGGGATGTATTGCTGCCGGGTAGAGATCGCTGGTTGGTTTAACGATGAGAAAAATAACCGGGAACTGGAGATTTGGCAAG CCAAGCCTTCTCCTGTTCTAACCACAGCCAAGGGTACCACTTCAATTCTTCCAGCTAATGTCCCCACGGAGGAACACAATTCAG TGACTTTCACAAGAAATTACACTTCAAGCAGTCACCAGAATCAAACTTCAACC AAAATGACAAAGGAGCCTCAAGACATGAACACAAGGGCAACAGCAGTGTATATTGGCATCAGTACCTTAGTTGGTTTATCTCTCTTCACGCTCCTTGCTGTAATTATTTTCAAAA GGAATTTGAAAAATGGAGGCAAGTTGCAGAATTTAAG TGCCATCTCAAAGTTCAGTCCCCAACGCCCAGGGACACAGTTGGCAATGGAAGAAAGGCCCCACACGGAGGAAAACGTCTACAGCATAGAGGAAAATGCTTATGAAATAGAAGATGGGTAG